A genomic region of Chitinimonas arctica contains the following coding sequences:
- a CDS encoding peptidase E, whose amino-acid sequence MSKQLIVQGGGGFSMETTPLLDQHFLAATRKAKPRICFLPTASGDPDGYLFKFYSAHARYDCHASHLSLFRPHTADLAGFLLEQDAIYVGGGNTKSMLALWRDWGVDRILADAYAAGIVMGGVSAGMICWFEQGLTDSIPGPLSALPCLGWLAGGACPHYDGEAQRRPRLRQVVGDGAMLDSWAADDGAALHFVDGQLNEAVCSRPGAQAWRVQRQADGSVLETPLPTRYLGEA is encoded by the coding sequence ATGAGCAAGCAATTGATCGTGCAAGGCGGCGGTGGCTTCTCGATGGAAACCACGCCCCTGCTGGACCAGCACTTCCTTGCCGCCACCCGCAAGGCCAAGCCGCGTATCTGCTTCCTGCCCACGGCCAGCGGCGACCCCGACGGCTATCTGTTCAAGTTCTACAGCGCGCACGCGCGCTACGACTGCCACGCCAGCCATCTGTCCTTGTTCCGCCCCCATACCGCCGACCTGGCCGGCTTCCTGCTTGAACAGGACGCCATCTACGTAGGCGGCGGCAATACCAAGTCCATGCTGGCGCTATGGCGTGACTGGGGCGTCGACCGCATCCTGGCGGATGCCTACGCCGCCGGCATCGTGATGGGCGGCGTCAGTGCCGGAATGATTTGCTGGTTCGAACAGGGGCTGACCGATTCCATCCCCGGTCCGCTCTCGGCCCTACCCTGCCTGGGCTGGCTAGCCGGCGGCGCCTGCCCCCATTACGATGGCGAAGCACAACGGCGGCCGCGTCTACGGCAGGTGGTGGGCGATGGCGCCATGCTGGATAGCTGGGCCGCCGACGACGGCGCCGCGCTGCATTTTGTCGATGGCCAGCTGAACGAGGCGGTTTGTTCGCGCCCCGGCGCGCAAGCTTGGCGGGTGCAGCGCCAGGCCGACGGCAGCGTGCTGGAAACGCCCTTGCCCACCCGCTACCTGGGCGAAGCCTGA
- a CDS encoding AMP-binding protein gives MAEWRELAHLLAEGRPADHPVALRDGAIHDFAAFTSSALAWRRCFAAQAGRRFALYCEDSADFAAALFGAWHAGKVVYLPGDTVAATLRQLAERVDGFAGDLPAHCQPLRPAAPARDDSAMDWQVLDVQSEALVVFTSGSTGLPSAIPKRLCQLFEEVATLSACFGARLEGANVLATVSHQHIYGLLFRVLLPLAAGQPFAAKRLAFSEDIATALARSGPSVLVASPAHLKRLPPAQDWAAGRLGLRALFCSGGPLPVEALPDCRALLGQAPIEVFGSSETGGIAWRRRDRDEDTHWQALPGVRLRIENQCLWVRSPHLSDDNWQATADQAEMDAAGLRLLGRADRIVKVEEKRVSLDALEHALLAGGLLLEAKALLLPGTRAALAVVAVPNEAGWALHDDSGKRALNEALRGALAGVLEHAILPRRWRYHWDLPTNSQGKSKLAALAALFDPRRPAARLLARRPDAARLRFEVAANSPYFAGHFPGAPVLPGVAQLQWVQLFAGELLDVPLGFQRMEAVKFPRLLPPGSTVTLELSLRQAQAGEEGVLAFKLSSAAGIHASGRMVFGALS, from the coding sequence ATGGCTGAATGGCGGGAACTGGCCCATTTGCTTGCGGAGGGCCGGCCGGCGGACCATCCGGTCGCCCTGCGCGACGGCGCGATCCACGATTTCGCGGCCTTCACCAGCTCGGCACTGGCCTGGCGGCGCTGCTTCGCCGCCCAGGCGGGCCGGCGCTTCGCCCTCTATTGCGAAGATAGCGCCGATTTCGCCGCCGCCTTGTTCGGCGCCTGGCATGCCGGCAAGGTCGTCTACCTGCCCGGCGATACCGTGGCGGCAACCTTGCGGCAGCTGGCGGAGCGGGTCGATGGCTTCGCCGGCGATCTACCGGCGCATTGCCAACCGTTGCGACCCGCCGCACCGGCCCGGGACGACAGCGCGATGGACTGGCAGGTGCTGGATGTCCAGTCCGAGGCGCTGGTGGTCTTCACCTCCGGCTCGACTGGCCTGCCCAGCGCCATCCCCAAACGGCTGTGCCAACTCTTCGAGGAAGTGGCCACGCTTTCGGCCTGCTTCGGCGCGCGGCTGGAAGGCGCCAACGTGCTCGCCACCGTTTCGCACCAGCATATCTACGGCTTGCTGTTCCGGGTGTTGCTGCCCTTGGCCGCCGGCCAGCCATTCGCTGCCAAGCGCCTCGCCTTTTCGGAAGATATCGCCACCGCCCTGGCGCGTTCCGGACCGAGCGTACTGGTGGCCAGCCCCGCCCATCTGAAACGCCTGCCGCCCGCCCAGGATTGGGCTGCCGGGCGGCTGGGCCTGCGTGCCCTGTTCTGTTCCGGGGGGCCACTACCGGTCGAAGCGCTGCCCGACTGTCGCGCCTTGCTGGGCCAAGCGCCCATCGAAGTTTTCGGCAGCTCGGAGACCGGCGGTATTGCCTGGCGCCGGCGCGACCGCGACGAGGATACGCACTGGCAGGCGCTGCCCGGCGTACGGTTGCGGATCGAGAATCAATGTCTCTGGGTGCGCTCGCCGCATCTATCGGACGACAACTGGCAGGCAACCGCCGACCAGGCGGAAATGGACGCGGCGGGCTTGCGCTTGCTGGGACGCGCCGACCGTATCGTCAAGGTCGAGGAAAAGCGCGTCTCGCTCGATGCCCTCGAACATGCCCTGCTGGCCGGCGGCTTGCTGCTGGAGGCCAAGGCCCTGCTGCTACCCGGCACGCGCGCCGCGCTGGCCGTGGTGGCGGTGCCGAATGAAGCCGGCTGGGCCTTGCATGACGACAGCGGCAAACGCGCCCTGAACGAAGCTTTGCGCGGCGCCCTTGCCGGAGTATTGGAACATGCGATCCTGCCGCGCCGCTGGCGCTATCACTGGGACCTGCCCACCAATAGCCAGGGCAAGAGCAAGCTGGCGGCCTTGGCCGCCCTGTTCGATCCGCGCCGCCCCGCCGCGCGCCTGTTGGCCCGCCGGCCGGATGCGGCCCGCCTGCGCTTCGAAGTCGCGGCCAATTCGCCCTACTTCGCCGGGCATTTCCCCGGCGCGCCGGTGCTACCCGGGGTGGCCCAATTGCAATGGGTACAGTTGTTCGCCGGCGAACTGCTGGACGTCCCCCTCGGCTTCCAACGCATGGAAGCCGTCAAGTTTCCTCGCCTGCTGCCACCCGGCAGCACGGTCACGCTGGAATTAAGCCTGCGGCAAGCCCAGGCGGGCGAGGAGGGCGTATTGGCCTTCAAACTCAGTTCGGCCGCGGGTATCCATGCCAGCGGCCGCATGGTATTCGGAGCATTGTCGTGA
- a CDS encoding porin has protein sequence MNKKLIALAVAAAAIAPTAFAAGNEVVLYGQVNVGVEISARPGAEPDQTKISNLSSRIGFKGQEDLGDGLSAFFKIESAVAPDDASRSGFGTREAWVGLKGDWGSVAAGRGKSPYTQATEEFDPFYLDDSLGLTNHGSNDNYRINNAIRFDGAYGPVTYSYANSFGENKGAPAGTRSTNDFSMQAKYAAENFSLVGAYGVFKPKAGKAVKRLLLGGTFTMGDLSLSLAGQHRNDGNDKFTDPLLLVGYSMGDLSLQAGAIFWDKDTMANTKTQGTAGLFYNLSKRTVVTGEYTNSYAGVKGHNTFTLGLNHSF, from the coding sequence ATGAACAAGAAGCTAATCGCATTGGCCGTTGCTGCCGCTGCCATTGCACCCACCGCCTTTGCCGCCGGCAATGAAGTGGTGCTGTATGGCCAGGTAAACGTTGGTGTGGAAATCTCCGCTCGCCCTGGTGCCGAGCCTGATCAAACCAAGATCTCCAACCTGTCCTCGCGCATCGGCTTCAAGGGTCAGGAAGATCTGGGCGATGGCTTGTCCGCCTTCTTCAAGATTGAAAGCGCCGTGGCGCCGGATGATGCCTCCCGTTCCGGTTTCGGTACGCGCGAAGCCTGGGTCGGCCTGAAGGGTGATTGGGGTTCGGTGGCGGCGGGTCGCGGCAAGAGCCCCTACACCCAGGCTACCGAAGAATTCGATCCGTTCTACCTGGACGATTCGCTGGGCCTGACCAACCACGGCAGCAACGACAACTACCGCATCAACAACGCCATCCGCTTCGACGGCGCCTACGGCCCCGTGACTTATAGCTACGCCAATTCCTTCGGCGAGAACAAGGGCGCGCCGGCCGGCACCCGCTCGACCAACGACTTCAGCATGCAAGCGAAGTACGCCGCCGAAAACTTCTCCCTGGTCGGTGCTTACGGCGTGTTCAAGCCCAAGGCCGGCAAGGCTGTCAAGCGCCTGCTGCTGGGCGGTACCTTCACGATGGGCGACCTGTCGCTGAGCCTGGCCGGCCAACACCGCAATGACGGCAACGACAAGTTCACCGACCCACTGTTGCTGGTTGGCTACTCCATGGGTGATCTGAGCCTGCAAGCCGGCGCGATCTTCTGGGACAAGGACACCATGGCCAACACCAAGACCCAAGGCACCGCTGGTCTGTTCTACAACCTGTCCAAGCGTACCGTGGTGACCGGCGAGTACACCAACAGCTACGCCGGCGTAAAGGGTCACAACACCTTTACCCTGGGTCTGAACCACTCGTTCTAA
- the lysA gene encoding diaminopimelate decarboxylase has product MKLTPTPQGLAVEGVPLADIAARFGTPCYVYSEAELVSTYEGYRDAFAGHDPLICYAVKANSNLSVLQTFAKLGAGCDIVSAGELARALAAGVPAERIVFSGVAKTADEMRMALQAGIHCFNVESEAELHRLNAVAAELDLRAPISLRVNPDVDANTHPYISTGLKDNKFGIDHQDAPRIFGVAAGLPHLRVIGIDCHIGSQLTGLSPFVDALDRLLELVDQLGAGGIVLEHIDMGGGLGIRYTDEVPPAVADYAAAILARLAGRSLRLVLEPGRSLVGNAGLLLTRIEYLKPGESKHFAIVDAGMNDLMRPALYQAYHDIVAVRQGTAAAQEYDVVGPVCESSDFLGKSRRLAVEAGDLLAVLSAGAYGMTMSSNYNTRPRAAEVMVGGDGVRLIRKRETLDELLANERALLK; this is encoded by the coding sequence ATGAAGCTGACGCCTACACCGCAAGGCCTCGCCGTGGAAGGCGTGCCGCTGGCCGATATCGCGGCACGGTTCGGCACGCCCTGCTATGTCTACTCCGAGGCGGAGCTGGTTTCGACCTATGAAGGCTATCGCGACGCCTTCGCCGGGCACGATCCACTGATCTGCTATGCCGTGAAAGCCAACTCCAACCTGAGCGTGCTGCAGACCTTCGCCAAGCTGGGCGCGGGCTGCGATATCGTCTCGGCGGGTGAGCTGGCCAGGGCGCTGGCCGCCGGCGTGCCGGCGGAACGCATCGTTTTCTCCGGTGTGGCCAAGACGGCCGATGAGATGCGTATGGCCCTCCAGGCAGGCATCCATTGCTTTAATGTCGAGTCCGAGGCGGAATTGCACCGCCTGAACGCGGTAGCGGCGGAATTGGATCTGCGCGCCCCGATCAGCCTGCGCGTCAATCCGGATGTGGATGCGAACACCCATCCCTATATTTCCACGGGGCTCAAAGACAATAAGTTCGGCATCGACCACCAGGACGCGCCGCGCATCTTTGGCGTGGCGGCCGGACTGCCGCATCTGCGTGTGATCGGCATCGATTGCCATATCGGTTCGCAACTGACCGGCCTGAGCCCCTTTGTCGATGCGCTCGACCGCCTGCTGGAACTGGTGGACCAACTGGGCGCCGGCGGCATCGTGCTGGAGCATATCGATATGGGTGGGGGCTTGGGCATCCGCTACACCGATGAAGTACCGCCGGCGGTGGCCGATTATGCCGCGGCGATCCTGGCCCGCCTGGCTGGCCGTTCGCTACGCCTGGTGCTGGAACCGGGCCGCTCGCTGGTGGGGAATGCCGGGCTGCTGCTGACGCGGATCGAATATCTGAAGCCGGGCGAAAGCAAGCATTTCGCCATTGTCGATGCCGGCATGAACGATTTGATGCGCCCCGCGCTGTACCAGGCCTACCACGACATTGTCGCGGTGCGGCAAGGGACGGCGGCGGCACAAGAGTACGACGTGGTCGGACCGGTCTGCGAGAGCAGCGACTTTCTCGGCAAGTCGCGCCGGCTCGCGGTGGAGGCGGGAGATCTGCTGGCGGTATTGTCGGCCGGCGCCTATGGCATGACGATGAGTTCCAACTACAACACCCGGCCGCGCGCGGCGGAAGTCATGGTCGGCGGGGACGGTGTTCGGCTGATACGCAAACGTGAAACGCTGGATGAATTGCTGGCGAACGAGCGTGCTTTGTTGAAGTAA
- a CDS encoding acyl carrier protein — translation MTKQEIFDHLSALLSESFAVDPALIQPAARLYEDLDIDSIDAVDLIGKLKPMLGRRLQADAFKSAHTLADVVDALHALMNETAGP, via the coding sequence ATGACCAAGCAGGAAATATTCGATCACCTAAGCGCCTTGCTCAGCGAAAGTTTCGCGGTCGATCCCGCCCTGATCCAGCCCGCCGCACGCCTGTATGAAGATCTCGATATCGACAGCATCGATGCCGTCGATCTGATCGGCAAGCTCAAGCCCATGCTGGGCCGCCGCCTGCAGGCCGACGCCTTCAAGTCGGCCCATACCCTGGCCGACGTGGTCGATGCGCTGCACGCCCTCATGAACGAGACCGCCGGACCCTGA
- the mscL gene encoding large conductance mechanosensitive channel protein MscL, protein MFKEFKEFAMRGNVVDLAVGVIIGGAFGKIVDSLVKDIIMPPIGYLLGNVDFSNLFLVIKEGGKAAAPYETLKAAQDAGAVTVNFGVFANVMISFLIVAFAVFLLVRTLNRLKRSEAPAEAEVPSKDCRYCFRSIPAQASRCPCCTSQLAEAGAGGVD, encoded by the coding sequence ATGTTTAAGGAGTTCAAGGAATTTGCCATGCGTGGCAATGTGGTCGACCTGGCGGTCGGGGTCATCATCGGCGGCGCCTTCGGCAAGATCGTGGATTCGCTGGTCAAAGACATCATCATGCCGCCCATCGGCTACCTGCTGGGCAATGTCGATTTCTCCAATCTGTTCCTCGTGATCAAGGAAGGCGGCAAGGCTGCCGCTCCCTATGAAACCTTGAAAGCGGCGCAGGACGCCGGTGCGGTCACCGTCAATTTCGGTGTGTTCGCCAACGTCATGATCAGCTTCCTGATCGTCGCCTTCGCGGTCTTTCTGCTGGTACGCACGCTGAACCGGCTCAAGCGCTCGGAAGCGCCGGCCGAAGCCGAAGTACCCAGCAAGGATTGCCGCTATTGTTTCCGCAGCATCCCTGCGCAAGCCAGCCGCTGCCCTTGCTGCACTTCGCAACTAGCGGAAGCCGGCGCAGGCGGAGTGGACTGA
- the lptM gene encoding LPS translocon maturation chaperone LptM: protein MRLLVFCLISACLLSACGYKGPLFLPGQGKAPASASQGGSTP, encoded by the coding sequence ATGCGCCTCCTTGTCTTTTGCCTAATTTCGGCCTGTCTTCTTTCTGCTTGCGGCTACAAAGGGCCCCTGTTCCTGCCCGGCCAGGGTAAAGCGCCTGCATCGGCCAGCCAGGGTGGGAGCACGCCATGA
- the cyaY gene encoding iron donor protein CyaY, producing the protein MTESEFLNASDAAFDHIEAVLDAAAFDLDLNRNGNVLEIEFDDGAKIVANRHVASQELWLAARSGGYHYRLQDNAWRSTRDESEFFTQLAELIARHAGQRPSF; encoded by the coding sequence ATGACCGAAAGCGAATTTCTAAATGCAAGCGATGCGGCCTTTGACCATATCGAAGCCGTACTCGACGCCGCGGCGTTCGACCTCGACCTGAACCGCAACGGCAATGTGCTGGAAATCGAGTTCGACGACGGCGCCAAGATCGTGGCGAACCGGCACGTGGCCAGCCAGGAACTGTGGCTGGCGGCACGCTCCGGCGGCTACCACTACCGCCTGCAGGACAATGCCTGGCGCAGCACGCGCGACGAGAGCGAATTCTTCACGCAACTGGCCGAGTTGATCGCCCGGCATGCCGGCCAGCGGCCGAGCTTTTAA
- a CDS encoding lysophospholipid acyltransferase family protein: MLERLERAWRVLATAIAFGTFGLAGLVLRLVALPLLHLAFRPPREEARLARLLVHHTCRAFIGWMRLLGILRYQIRGAEKLRRPGLLIIANHPTLIDVIFLLSLVRDADCVVKAALAGNPFTRGPIRAAAYLCNDSGPGLIYDCIASIRKGSSLIIFPEGTRTSPEGGLKLQRGAANIAVRGPCDLTPVIIRCVPLSLTKGQPWWRVPPRRMYFHIEVGDDIAVAPFLALSNGEAALGARRLTQHLHDYFSPENAIHAAT; the protein is encoded by the coding sequence ATGCTTGAGCGCCTGGAGCGTGCCTGGCGCGTATTGGCCACCGCCATCGCCTTCGGGACCTTCGGCCTGGCGGGGCTGGTCTTGCGCCTGGTCGCCCTCCCCTTGCTGCATTTGGCGTTTCGCCCGCCCCGCGAAGAGGCCAGGCTGGCGCGCCTGCTGGTTCACCATACCTGCCGCGCATTTATCGGCTGGATGCGGCTGCTGGGCATTCTGCGCTACCAGATCCGCGGCGCGGAGAAATTGCGGCGGCCCGGCCTGCTGATCATCGCCAACCACCCAACCCTGATCGACGTGATCTTTCTGCTCTCGCTGGTCCGCGACGCCGACTGCGTGGTCAAGGCCGCCTTGGCCGGCAATCCCTTCACCCGTGGGCCGATCCGGGCAGCCGCCTACCTATGCAACGACTCCGGCCCGGGGTTGATCTATGATTGCATCGCCTCCATCCGTAAGGGCAGCAGCCTGATCATTTTCCCCGAAGGCACCCGCACATCGCCCGAGGGTGGGCTGAAGTTGCAGCGGGGCGCCGCTAATATCGCTGTTCGCGGCCCGTGCGACCTCACCCCGGTTATCATTCGCTGCGTCCCGCTCAGCCTGACCAAGGGCCAGCCCTGGTGGCGCGTCCCGCCCCGGCGCATGTATTTCCACATCGAAGTCGGCGACGACATCGCCGTTGCGCCCTTCCTGGCCCTGAGCAACGGCGAAGCGGCACTGGGCGCCCGCCGGCTGACCCAGCATCTACACGACTATTTTTCGCCGGAGAATGCCATCCATGCAGCAACTTGA
- a CDS encoding phosphopantetheine-binding protein, with translation MQQLEDEIKTLIIEALNLEDIQPADIDPTAPLFVEGLGLDSIDALELGLVLQKRYGLALTADSAETRRHFASVRALAEFVAQGRTL, from the coding sequence ATGCAGCAACTTGAAGACGAAATCAAGACGCTCATTATCGAAGCGCTCAATCTGGAAGATATCCAGCCAGCCGATATCGACCCAACCGCCCCCCTATTCGTGGAAGGCTTGGGCCTGGACTCCATCGATGCCCTTGAACTGGGTCTGGTACTACAGAAGCGTTACGGCCTCGCCTTGACCGCCGATTCGGCCGAGACCCGTCGCCACTTCGCCAGTGTCCGCGCCCTGGCCGAATTCGTCGCCCAAGGCAGAACCCTATAA
- a CDS encoding beta-ketoacyl synthase chain length factor, with protein sequence MTIRFSIAQWAAWAPGLPDQAAWSAWLRAPAMPVLGSGPATPALTEMPAMMRRRVERLGRIALQAAYGAQAEAGNCPVLFASRYGDLDRIAELLRQLARGEPTSPTAFSMSVHNAIGALFSIARADPGNYSAIAAGEETIEAAFTEASALLADGAPAVLLVYYEEPLPAPYQGFAEPGGLPDFPRAWACRLIPTEQGGYSLCSRQAEAGGAEPAVADLPADLAVLRFLLSGTAPTLTRRLAGKTWHWRQDA encoded by the coding sequence ATGACAATTCGTTTTTCAATTGCACAATGGGCCGCCTGGGCCCCTGGCTTACCCGATCAAGCCGCCTGGTCAGCCTGGTTGCGGGCGCCTGCCATGCCAGTCCTGGGCAGTGGGCCGGCGACACCCGCGCTGACTGAAATGCCGGCCATGATGCGGCGCCGGGTCGAGCGCTTGGGGCGCATCGCATTGCAAGCAGCTTACGGAGCGCAAGCAGAGGCCGGCAACTGCCCGGTCCTGTTTGCCTCGCGCTATGGCGATCTGGATCGTATCGCCGAGCTACTGCGCCAATTGGCCCGTGGTGAACCTACTTCGCCCACCGCCTTCAGTATGTCGGTGCACAATGCCATCGGCGCGCTGTTCTCCATCGCCCGCGCCGACCCTGGCAATTACAGCGCCATCGCGGCCGGCGAGGAAACGATCGAGGCGGCCTTTACCGAAGCCAGCGCCCTGTTGGCCGATGGTGCGCCCGCCGTGTTATTGGTTTATTACGAAGAGCCCCTGCCCGCTCCCTACCAGGGCTTTGCCGAACCCGGCGGCTTGCCGGATTTCCCGCGCGCCTGGGCCTGCCGCCTGATTCCCACCGAACAGGGCGGTTACAGCTTGTGTTCCCGGCAAGCCGAAGCCGGCGGGGCCGAGCCCGCGGTCGCCGATCTGCCGGCCGATCTGGCGGTATTGCGCTTCCTGCTGTCCGGCACGGCGCCCACACTCACTCGCCGGCTGGCCGGCAAGACCTGGCACTGGCGGCAAGATGCTTGA
- a CDS encoding polysaccharide deacetylase family protein produces the protein MPLLRALFCLSVHLAVLSAPAPIRFLLSFDDGPSLWDSTPTTRILEQLAENPVTPSIKALFFVQSAHIEHGGSEAGRAIMRRACGAGHLLGVHSASARGHIPHPRLDDGELAASMRDGREAIAAQCGEDAGLVRPPDWEYDGRTLAAYQAAGLGMLLSDLSANDGKIYGWNLSLRRRAHLRRELADAAQAYQAGLLPVWEGVTPVVMTFHDTNPYTADHMREYLHILVEEATALSLPLADPPFYTDTAALLRAAQGRAQAGRFVCGAVSRSAGWRARWTGDQAELRKGCFQASPR, from the coding sequence ATGCCCCTTCTACGTGCCTTGTTCTGTTTATCGGTCCATCTGGCCGTGCTGTCCGCGCCGGCGCCTATCCGTTTCCTGCTCAGTTTCGACGACGGTCCCAGCCTGTGGGATAGCACGCCGACGACGCGTATCCTGGAACAGTTGGCGGAAAATCCCGTGACTCCCTCCATCAAGGCCCTGTTCTTTGTCCAGAGCGCCCATATCGAGCACGGTGGCAGCGAAGCCGGCCGGGCGATCATGCGGCGGGCCTGCGGGGCCGGGCATTTGCTGGGCGTGCACTCCGCCAGTGCGCGCGGCCATATTCCGCATCCGCGCCTGGACGACGGCGAGTTGGCCGCCTCCATGCGGGACGGTAGGGAAGCGATCGCGGCGCAATGCGGCGAGGATGCCGGTCTGGTCAGGCCGCCGGATTGGGAATACGACGGCCGCACCCTGGCGGCCTACCAGGCCGCCGGCCTGGGCATGCTGTTAAGCGACTTGAGCGCCAATGACGGCAAGATCTACGGTTGGAATCTTAGCCTGCGGCGCCGCGCGCATCTGCGGCGGGAGCTGGCGGATGCCGCGCAGGCCTACCAAGCCGGCTTGCTGCCGGTGTGGGAAGGAGTGACCCCGGTGGTGATGACCTTCCACGATACCAACCCCTATACCGCCGACCATATGCGCGAGTACTTGCACATTCTGGTGGAAGAAGCCACCGCCTTGTCCTTGCCGCTGGCCGATCCCCCTTTCTATACCGATACGGCAGCACTGCTGCGGGCTGCCCAGGGGCGCGCGCAAGCGGGGCGTTTTGTGTGCGGCGCGGTGTCGCGCAGCGCCGGCTGGCGCGCCCGTTGGACGGGCGACCAGGCCGAGCTGCGCAAAGGCTGCTTTCAGGCTTCGCCCAGGTAG
- a CDS encoding YqaA family protein, which translates to MLDGLTAAPAGLAGLFISAFLSATLLPGNSEVAMLLWLRARPDTLWLAVLVASLGNTLGSLSTFALAWRLSRNASADAGGRLSPRALAWLRRHGSLALLLAWLPIVGDGLCFAAGWLRLPAWSAGLAILAGKTFRYILIGAPWWAG; encoded by the coding sequence GTGCTGGATGGGCTGACCGCGGCGCCCGCGGGTCTGGCTGGACTATTTATATCCGCCTTCCTCTCCGCCACGCTCTTGCCGGGCAACTCGGAAGTCGCGATGCTGTTGTGGCTACGCGCACGCCCCGATACCTTGTGGCTGGCGGTACTGGTCGCGTCCCTGGGCAATACCCTGGGCAGCCTCAGCACCTTTGCACTGGCCTGGCGCCTCAGCCGCAATGCCTCGGCCGATGCGGGCGGCCGTTTGTCGCCGCGCGCGCTGGCATGGCTGCGGCGGCATGGCAGCTTGGCACTCCTGCTGGCCTGGCTGCCCATCGTCGGCGACGGCCTGTGCTTCGCTGCCGGCTGGCTGCGCCTGCCCGCCTGGTCGGCCGGCCTGGCCATACTGGCGGGAAAAACATTTCGCTATATTCTGATCGGCGCACCATGGTGGGCAGGCTGA